In the genome of Neofelis nebulosa isolate mNeoNeb1 chromosome 6, mNeoNeb1.pri, whole genome shotgun sequence, one region contains:
- the CENPW gene encoding centromere protein W — MAPSTTVSQRKKIKRKAPRGFLKRVFKRQKPHLRLETSGDLLVHLNCLLFVQRLAEESRMNAFENKCGVIKKEHVQAAAKVILKKSRG, encoded by the exons ATGGCGCCCTCGACCACAGTCTcccagagaaagaagataaaacgGAAGGCTCCCCGGGGCTTTCTTAAGCGCGTCTTCAAGCGACAGAAGCCTCACCTTCGTCTAGAGACAAGTGGCGACTTACTG GTGCACCTGAATTGTTTACTGTTTGTTCAGCGTTTAGCAGAAGAGTCCAGGATGAATGCTTTTGAGAATAAGTGTGGAGTCATTAAAAAGGAGCATGTACAGGCTGCAGCAAAG gTAATTCTAAAGAAGAGCAGAGGTTAG